DNA sequence from the Novosphingobium sp. KACC 22771 genome:
CGATCTCGCTTTGCGGATCAAGCAGGCCGGGCGCGGGCCTTCGCGGCGCAGGAAAGTTCCGTGCCGCGACGGACAATCCCTGGCATCGTGATCGACACCGGGGGCTGTCTGGATCAGGCGAAAGCGAGATTGATCGCGGACTGCTTGCCGCGACGATCCGTTTCGACTTCATAGCTCAAACGCTGGTCCTTGTTCAGCGTGGCCATGCCGGCCTGCTGAACAGCGCTGATATGCACGAAGCTATCATTGCCGCCATTTTCGGGCGCGATGAAACCATAACCTTTGTCTGTATTGAAGAACTTGACGGTGCCGATAGTCATAAATGTTTCCTTTTCACGAAAACAAGAGAACCCATCCGCAAAATTGCAGATGGAGCTGGTGGTATGTGAAAGGAAGAAAATCCGAATGTATCGGAGTCAAATTCTGTCGCAAACGACGTTAGCGGTTGTTCCTATAGGACGATAATTTCGAAAGTCAATTTTAATCGCTTGTGCTTTTCAATCAAGAAATTTAAGGAAATTCCCAAAATCGCACTTGGCCGCCTGCCACTGACGATGGTGCCTTTACACAGCGGCTCGACGGTGCCAGCTCCGCCGAGACCAAGGCCCGCGCCAACCGCCATCAGGAATGACGGAGGTGATAAAAGGCAAAGCGCTTCACGCGGCCTTCAATCAAATGCCCTTTCAGCTTGCCGCGCATATCCTCGGCGCCCTCACTGGTCACACAGACCAGATGCGTCCCTCCCGATGGCAGGGTTTCGATGTCGCTGATCCGAACCCCTGCTTTCTGGCACATGGCGGCCACATCCGCTTCGGGCAGGCCAATGTTCATCGCGCGGCTCATCGGGCCATCTCCGGCCGCCAGGATTGGGCCGCCAAGGCGCCGAGCGCGTTCTGAAAAGCCTCGATGCGGCGCGCAATGCCTGCGGCCTCGCTTTTGTGGTTCCGGCACGCATTATTGCTGGATGCGGAACTGGCGCGCATCAGCAAAATTTGATGGCGTTGATAAAGTTGATTGAGATCCATGTTTCGGCTCCATTCACGTAAGCGGGAGCACTCTGTCTCTCAGTCGAGGTTGCCTACCAGACGATTTCCGCGATATTTTTTATATAGATAATTTTTTGAGAAATGTAAGGTCTCAGATTTATTTTCGTCTGATTGATAATTCAGAATTTTCTAAAACCACAAAACTTGCTCAGTATGTTTTGAAAATATCGTTAGTCGGAAAAATGAAGTCATGCTATTGCGTAAGCATCACGAGAATCCTCGCTGCAAGCTCCCTGTGACAGAGAGACATATGTGCTCCCGCTTGCCAGCCGAGAGGACGGACATGTCCACCTATCTCGATCACATTGTTTCCGATATTTCCTGTCGCCTGGGGGGCCGCGCTCTTCATGGCTCTTTCACCCGGCCGGCGCGCCATGCCGAAAATGCGGGGCACGAGATCGACGCCGAGAGTGGGCAGGATTTGCGGGGAATATCGCCATGGCGCTCTATTCCGCTGTGGGTCTCCAATGATCGTGCAGAATCCTATTTCGAGATCTATTCGGTGCTCCCGTCACCG
Encoded proteins:
- a CDS encoding cold-shock protein → MTIGTVKFFNTDKGYGFIAPENGGNDSFVHISAVQQAGMATLNKDQRLSYEVETDRRGKQSAINLAFA
- a CDS encoding YegP family protein; its protein translation is MSTYLDHIVSDISCRLGGRALHGSFTRPARHAENAGHEIDAESGQDLRGISPWRSIPLWVSNDRAESYFEIYSVLPSPADTGQVAEQWRWRLCTADGHVNASGGAYSRHDDCLAAVNALRRSAGAARIRDTEKD